In Anaerolineales bacterium, a genomic segment contains:
- a CDS encoding 3'-5' exonuclease — protein sequence MNTTYRREAIQQAHLLLEANPVYLDTETTGLHQSAEVIEIGVLDDQEQVLFDSLVKPRGKIDPAAGRIHGITMDMLANAPTWDQVWPQVEQVLLDRRIGVYNVEFDLRLIKQSNQRSWLRTSLPDSSFFDVMQLYARFYGDWDPMRRSFRYQSLELAGRQCGIRLPNAHRAVDDCLLTRALLHHMAESS from the coding sequence ATGAATACCACCTACCGCCGCGAAGCCATCCAGCAAGCCCACCTCCTGCTTGAAGCTAACCCGGTGTATCTCGACACTGAGACCACCGGCCTGCACCAATCGGCAGAGGTGATTGAAATCGGGGTGCTGGATGACCAGGAGCAGGTGCTATTCGATTCACTGGTCAAGCCACGCGGCAAGATAGACCCGGCAGCCGGGCGCATCCATGGTATCACCATGGACATGCTTGCCAATGCCCCCACATGGGACCAGGTGTGGCCGCAGGTTGAGCAGGTGTTATTGGATAGGCGCATCGGGGTGTATAATGTGGAGTTCGACCTGCGCCTGATCAAGCAGTCGAACCAGCGTTCATGGCTACGTACAAGCCTGCCCGATAGCAGTTTTTTTGATGTCATGCAGCTTTACGCACGGTTTTATGGCGATTGGGATCCCATGCGCAGGTCCTTCCGCTACCAATCGCTGGAGTTAGCTGGCCGGCAGTGCGGCATCCGTTTGCCCAATGCGCATCGCGCAGTGGATGACTGCCTGCTGACCCGGGCACTTTTGCACCATATGGCAGAAAGTAGCTGA